Proteins co-encoded in one Neofelis nebulosa isolate mNeoNeb1 chromosome 2, mNeoNeb1.pri, whole genome shotgun sequence genomic window:
- the LOC131493226 gene encoding late cornified envelope protein 3A-like: MFLLFVPDQPPAAMSCQQNQQQCQPPSKCPPLPKCPLKSPAQCLPSAFSSCAPGSGGSCDPSSWGWGGCCLSHRGCHGSHGCRHHSSDSCDGGSALQSGGSGCGHGSVGGC; encoded by the coding sequence atgtttcttttatttgttccaGATCAACCTCCTGCCGCAATGTCCTGCCAGCAGAACCAGCAGCAGTGCCAGCCTCCTTCCAAGTGCCCCCCATTGCCCAAGTGCCCCCTGAagagcccagcacagtgcttgCCCTCAGCCTTCTCCAGCTGTGCTCCAGGCTCCGGGGGCAGCTGTGACCCCAGCTCCTGGGGATGGGGGGGCTGCTGCCTGAGCCACCGTGGGTGCCACGGATCCCATGGATGCCGGCACCACAGCTCTGACTCCTGTGATGGTGGCAGTGCGCTGCAGTCCGGGGGCTCTGGGTGTGGCCATGGCTCTGTGGGTGGCTGCTGA
- the LOC131493228 gene encoding late cornified envelope protein 3A-like, with the protein MSCQQSQQQCQPPSKCPPLPKCPPKSPAQCLPPAFSSCAPGSGSSCDPSSGGWGGCCLSHRGCHGSHGCRHHSSDSCDGGSALQSGGSGCGHGSVGSC; encoded by the coding sequence ATGTCCTGCCAGCAGAGCCAGCAGCAGTGCCAGCCTCCTTCCAAGTGCCCCCCATTGCCCAAGTGCCCCCCGAagagcccagcacagtgcttgCCCCCAGCCTTCTCCAGCTGTGCTCCAGGTTCCGGGAGCAGCTGTGACCCcagctctggggggtgggggggctgctgCCTGAGCCACCGTGGGTGCCACGGATCCCATGGATGCCGGCACCACAGCTCTGACTCCTGTGATGGTGGCAGTGCGCTGCAGTCTGGGGGTTCTGGGTGTGGCCATGGCTCTGTGGGTAGTTGCTGA